The Deltaproteobacteria bacterium genome segment GGCGAGATCAAGGCGAGGACGCGATGAACGACGCACTGAAGGATCTCTCGGCGCCCGGCCGCTGCGCCGTGCTCGTGATGGAGCTGCAGCGCGGCGTCGTCGGCGACCTCGCCTCGATGCCCGCTCTCGCGAAGACCGTGCAGGAAGCGGGCGTGATCTCGGCAACCGCGCGCGTGCTCCACGCTGCGCGCGCCGCCGGCGTGCGCGTGATCCACTGCCACGCCGCGTTCCGCCGAGATCGCGCGGGCACGCCGCGCAACGTGCCGCTCGTAAACGGGTTGTTACGGAACCCCGATCACATGGTGGTGGGTGAGCCGACGGTCGAGAGCGTGCCGGAGCTCGGGCCCGACCCGCGCGACCTCGTGTCGCAGCGCTTCCACGGCATGTCGCCCTTCACCGCGACCGAGCTCGACGCGTTCCTGCGCGCCAAAAGCACGACGACCGTGATCGCGACGGGCGTCTCGCTGAACGTGGGCATCATCGGCCTCACGATCGAGGCCGTGAACCACGGCTACCACGTCGTGATCCCGCGCGACTGCGTGGTGGGCTACCCGCGCGAGTACGGCGAGGCGGTGCTCGCGAACACGCTGTCGCGGCTCGCGCACTTCACGACGAGCGCGGAGTTGGTGGAGCGATGGCGAGGTTGAAGAAGAAGGATCCGGGCGCGGCGCGCCAGCAGCAGGTCGAAACGCTCGCCGACCGCGGTTTCGCCCTGCTCGAAGAAGGCGAGTTCAAGAAAGCCCTCACCGTCGCAACGCAGCTTAAGGAGCTCCGCTGGTCGGGCGGATTCGAGATCGAGGCTCGTGCGCACGCAGGGCTCGGAGACCTCGCTCGTGCGACCGCGTGTCTCGAAAGCGGAGTCGAAGTCGCGCCGGACGCGTGGGCGAACTGGCAGCTGCTCGGGAGCTACCGCTCCGATCGCGGTGACTTCATCGGTGCGGAGGTCGCCTACACACGGGCGCTCAGCTGCCCAGGCGCCGACCAGGACGCGATCACTCTGAATCGCGCGATCCTCGCTACGCGTCAGGCCGATCCCGAGCGGGCGCTTCGGCTCGCGAGCGAGGTCAGACACCCTGACCTTGCGGCACGGACGATCTCGGTTCGAATGCGCGCGCTCGAGCTGTCGGGCAAGACGCGCGAGGCGCTCGCGATCGGAGTCGATGCGACTCGCCCAGATGCCGGGATCAGTCCCGACGACGTGCGGATGCTCGTGTCGAGAGTCGTCCATCTGCGCTTGGTGCTCGGAGACAACCGCTTAGAGATCCGCACGTTCCTTCGTCGTCATTGGTCCCCCGACATCGACAGCGCGCACCTGCTCGCGGCATTCCGTGAGCTCGACGGCGTCGAGGCGAACGAACACTGCGGCTACTTCTACTTGCTCGTTCAAGCGCGGCTCCTCCCCGGTCATCCTGAGGCCACTCACGCCGAGGGCTACTTCGCGAGGTTCCACGCCGTCGCACCGAGTGCGAAGGAGGCGCTCCCGTTCGTCGCGCGGCTGCTCGACGAACGAGCCGAGCTTCGCGTCTCAGAGAGCGAGCGCCTCGAGGCTCGGAGCCAGGGTTTCCAAGGCGTGTATTGGAGCGCGCCCGGGCGCACATACTTCGAAACGGCCTGAAGCGGCTCACCCCACCCGCACGCCCACGCTCTTGAATCCGCGCACGTTACTCGAATGCATACGCGCGGTGCTCGTCACCTCGTAGCGCGGGAATCTGCGCAAGAACTCCTCGATCCCGATGCGGGACTCCATGCGCGCGAGGTGCGCGCCGAGGCAGACGTGGCGGCCGTAGCCGAAGCCGAGGTGGAGATCGATCTCGCGGCGCACGTCGAAGGCGTCGGGGTCCGCGTACTTGCGCGGGTCGCGGCCACTCGCGCCGTTCACGAGCGCCACCTTCGCGCCCTTCGGGATCGTGACGCCGTGCAGCGCTACGTCACGTGTCGTGACGCGGCCCTGGTACTGCGACGGCGGATCGAAGCGCAGCGCTTCCTCCACCGCGTTCGCGATCCAGCGCGGCTCGCGCACGAGCACGTCGCGCTGATCGGGGCGGCGCCACAGCTCGTGCAGCATAGTCGCGAGCAGCTTCATCACGGTCTCGTTGCCGGCGGTCGCGAGCAGCACGAAGAACATGCGCACGTCCGAGTCGTCGAGCCGCGAGAGCTCGCCGCGCTCGTCCGCGACCTCGACCTGCGTGAGCCGCGTGAGCAGGTCGTCCTGCGGGCGCGCGCGCCGCTCGGCGATCAGCTTCGAGATGTACGCGAGCAGCTCGCCCGACGCGGCGATCGCCTCCTGCGTCGGCAGCGGATTCCCCGGTTCGCGGTGCAGCATCAGGTTCGACTTGCGCTGCACCTCGCGCCGATCGCTCTCGGGAATCCCTAACAACGCGCTGATCACGTCCATCGGCAGGCGCGACGTGAAGTCGCCCACGAGATCGAGCTCGCTTCGCCCCGCGAGCGCGTCGAGGTGCGCACACGCGATGCGGCGCACCTCCGGCTCGATCTCGGCCATGCTGCGCGGCGTGAACGCCTTGCTGACGAGGTTGCGGTACCGCGAGTGGCGCGGCGGATCCATGAAGATGATCAGCCCCGAGTCGGGCTTGGGCGTGTCCATGAACTCGAGGCTGGTGCCGTTCAGCGAGCTGTACGTCTCGCTGTCGACGAGCGCCGCGAGCACGTCGTCGAAGCGCGTCAGCGCGAAGAAGTTCTGACGCGCGTTGTAGTAAGTGGGCGCCTCGTCGCGCATGCGCGCGTAGACCGGATACGGATCCTCGTCCTGTTCGTAGGAGAACTGGTCGTACTCGAAGTCGAGGTCCGTCATCGGCGCACCCTCGGCAGCACCTCGCTCGCGAGCAGCTCTAGGCTCTGCCACGCGAGCTTCGGCGGGAGGCCGCCGCACAGTGGCTGGAGCATCAGCATGCCGTGCTTGCGAATGCGCTCGGCGGCTTCGTCCGGCGTGAAGATGCGGTAGTTGCCGTTCTCCGCGCGCAGCGAGACGACCGAGAGCGCCGTCGACTTCGTGATCGTGTCCATCTGCTGGAACCAGCTCGCGTACATCGCCGCGTCGTGCAGCATGTACGGACCGATCTCGCGCCACGCCGCGTCGACGTCGCGCGCGATGAAGCACGTGTTCGGCGAGTCGCCGACGGGATTCACGAACAGCTGCGGCTGCGTGCCGTACTCCCTGCAAGCGGCCTGATAAATCGCGTCGAGCCCCGGGTTGCCGCCCATCGTCATCATGCCCATGCCCAGGCGCGCGGCGCGACGCACCGCCTCGGGCGCGTTGCCGCCCATGAAGAGCGGCGGGCCGCCGGGTGTCAGGGGTCGCGGCGTGACGTGCACGCGGCGCCCTTCGTACTCGAAGGGCTCCCCCGCCCACGCACGTTTCATCGCGGCGAGGCACGCCTCCATGCGCTTCCCGCGCGTGCGGAGGTCGCGCCCGAACATCGCGTACTCCTCGGGGCGATAGCCGAGCGCGCACACGTAGGAGACGCGCCCGTTCGAGACGATGTCGAGCACC includes the following:
- a CDS encoding cysteine hydrolase encodes the protein MNDALKDLSAPGRCAVLVMELQRGVVGDLASMPALAKTVQEAGVISATARVLHAARAAGVRVIHCHAAFRRDRAGTPRNVPLVNGLLRNPDHMVVGEPTVESVPELGPDPRDLVSQRFHGMSPFTATELDAFLRAKSTTTVIATGVSLNVGIIGLTIEAVNHGYHVVIPRDCVVGYPREYGEAVLANTLSRLAHFTTSAELVERWRG
- a CDS encoding cytochrome P450; its protein translation is MTDLDFEYDQFSYEQDEDPYPVYARMRDEAPTYYNARQNFFALTRFDDVLAALVDSETYSSLNGTSLEFMDTPKPDSGLIIFMDPPRHSRYRNLVSKAFTPRSMAEIEPEVRRIACAHLDALAGRSELDLVGDFTSRLPMDVISALLGIPESDRREVQRKSNLMLHREPGNPLPTQEAIAASGELLAYISKLIAERRARPQDDLLTRLTQVEVADERGELSRLDDSDVRMFFVLLATAGNETVMKLLATMLHELWRRPDQRDVLVREPRWIANAVEEALRFDPPSQYQGRVTTRDVALHGVTIPKGAKVALVNGASGRDPRKYADPDAFDVRREIDLHLGFGYGRHVCLGAHLARMESRIGIEEFLRRFPRYEVTSTARMHSSNVRGFKSVGVRVG
- a CDS encoding LLM class flavin-dependent oxidoreductase → MFALRFDMRLRDGDASAPALYRAAIEMAEWGEKNGAAIAMVSEHHASSDGYIPAPLVLASALAARTTKLPIQIAALLVPLHDPIELAEQMAVLDIVSNGRVSYVCALGYRPEEYAMFGRDLRTRGKRMEACLAAMKRAWAGEPFEYEGRRVHVTPRPLTPGGPPLFMGGNAPEAVRRAARLGMGMMTMGGNPGLDAIYQAACREYGTQPQLFVNPVGDSPNTCFIARDVDAAWREIGPYMLHDAAMYASWFQQMDTITKSTALSVVSLRAENGNYRIFTPDEAAERIRKHGMLMLQPLCGGLPPKLAWQSLELLASEVLPRVRR